The following DNA comes from Pantoea phytobeneficialis.
ACCATCCGGCACCCCCATCCAGCCCACCAGCAGACGACGACCATCAGCTGTCAGGGTGGTTTGCGGGGCGTAAAACTCGAATCCTGCGTCCAGTTCATGAAACGCACCGTGGCGGAAGCTGGCTGTCTCATAATCGAGTTCGCCGCTGATCCATGCACTCGCGTGGGTATTCAGGAAACGCTTTTCCTCGCGCGCGATGCCCTGTGGACAACAGATAAGCCAGTTGCGATCGCCAAGGGAAAACATATCCGGGCATTCCCACATATAACCCGCCTGACCAAGGCCGCCAAGGCCACTTCCGGCGATTTCGCCGAGGTTTTGCCAGTCGTGCAGATTCTCTGAACGCAACAACAGCACTTTACCCTGAAATTGTTGGTCCTGTGCCCCCAGCACCATGTACCAATGCTCTCCGTGTCGCCACACTTTGGGGTCACGAACATGGCCGGTATAGCCTGCCGGCAGTGCCAGCGCCGGTCCGAGTTTATCGAAGCCACCTGTGCTGTTTTGTACCGCCAGGCACTGCCAGGCTGTGCGGCTGCCATCCTCGAATTTGACGTTACCGGTGTAGATCAGGGTCAGAACTCCCGCGTTATCCACGGCGCTACCCGAGTAGCAGCCGCTGCGGTCATAGTCGTCATCGGGCATCAGCGCGATGGGTTCGTGTTGCCAGTGCAGCAGATCTTCTGAACTCCAGTGCCCCCAGCACTTGTGCTGATGCTGGCAGCCCAGCGCATTCCACTGGTAAAACAGATGGTAACGACCGGCGAAGTGGATAAATCCGTTGGGATCGTTAAGCAGTCCGGTGACCGGCGCCAGGTGCCAGCTAGGGTAGTGGCTGTCATTAAGGGCGTTGGGCTGACCGTGCATCACCGCTTTTAAAATGGCGGCCAGGCGTGTTGATGATGCCATTATTCAGAGTCCGTTTTGTATTTAAGCAGGTAGGAGAGAATAAACGCCGTACTGAAGGCGATAACCATACCCATCGCATAATTGAGCAGCGAACTGGCTTGTACGATGGCCATACCCGGCAAACCGGTCAACCCGACAGCCGTCATATAAACATGCACCGACACTACCCATGCGCCACCGACAGCCCCGCCGATCAGCGCCGCGATAAACGGCTTCATAAAGCGCAGGTTGATACCAAAGATCGCCGCTTCGGTAATCCCCAGCAGGGCCGAGAATGCAGAGGGCAGGGTGATGGCTTTTATTTTCGCATCTTTAGTTTTAAACCAGACCGCCAGGCAAGCACCGCCCTGCGCGACGTTTGCCATCGCCCAGATGGGTAGCAGGAAGTTGACGCCAATCGAAGGATTACCCAGCAGCCCGGCTTCAATGGCATGGAAGCTGTGATGAACACCGGTAATCACAATCACCGAATACAACCCGCCAAACAGCAATCCGGCCAACCATCCTGCATGGGCGATCAGCGTGCTGAGTACAAAGGAGATGCCGTCGCCCAGCATACGCCCGGCCGGGCCGATCACCAGCAACGCGATAAAGCCGGAGATGATCACCGTCAGGAAGGGGGTCAGGATCAGGTCCAGCGCATCCGGGATCACCCGGCGCAACTGCTTCTCCAGTATGCTCATAAACCACACCGCCAGCAGCACCGGAAACACGGTGCCCTGGTAGCCAATCATCGCGACTTCAATGCCAAAGAAGTTCATGGTGTGGAAACCTGCCGCCACGCCCCAGGCGTTGGTGAGTGCCGGGTGGGTGAGGATGCCGCCAAGCGTTGCCCCAAGGAATGGGTTACCGCCAAATTCCCGCGCGGCGGTAAAACCAATCAGGATGGGCAGAATGATAAAGGCGGCGGAGCTACACATATCGAGCATAATGTAGAGCGCGTTATCCGGGTTGACCCAGCCATACGTTTTCACCATCCCGAGCAGGCCCATTAACAGGCCGGAAGCGACAATGGCCGGGATAATCGGCACAAAAATATTCGACAGCAGACGCGCAATGCGCTGGAACGGGTTCAGCTTACGGGCGGCAATGTCGGCAGCTTCCGACTTGCTCGCTTCGCTAATCCCGGCTTCGGCGATAAAGGCGGCGTAAACTTTGTTAACGACTCCAGTGCCAAAAATCACCTGAAGTTGCCCGGCATTACGGAAACAGCCTTTCACTCCCTCGAGTTTACCAATGGCATCGGTATCCGCCTGGGCGTCATCCACCAGCACCAGACGCAGGCGAGTGGCGCAGTGGGCGGCGCTGGCAATATTGTCCCTGCCTCCCAGCAGTGGCAGTAGCGACCGGGAAATGTTTGCAAAATCCATACTTACCTCTGTTTTTCGTTTTTATGCTATCAACCCGTCTGAAATGGCCCCCACAGGGGCCAGGCGGTCAGAACCAGGTTTCCATTTGTACCCCGAAGTTCCATTCCCCACCGGCTTTGAAGCCATTGCTGCCGAAGGCATCATCGCTGGCGTAGTTATCCAGCCGATGATCCCAGTCCATCCAACTGGCGAAGAGGCGTATTTCCGGGCGTTTCAGGAACTCACCCACATCACTGGCTTTCAGCGTGGGGGCGACGGTGAGTTTGTAGAAGCTGCCGCTGACGGCATTGCGGTTGTTGTAACCTTTCGGACGCAGATCCATGTATTGGTAAGATCCTTCGTACTGCATCTCGAAATTCTGCGTAAGCTCCTGAATCAGGCGCAGGTTGGCGGTTGCCCATTGGTAGCTGTCGCCTTTGACGTAACGATCCTTGCTGCTTTGTGCCAGTACCGCCGGGGCGATATGCCAGCCTCCACCAAGCGGTGTGATGCCATAACTGGCGAGACGCCAGGTGTTGGCTTCTGGCAGCAGTGCGCCGTCGGAGCCGATTGATTTGACCTCAGCCCCCAGGCCGTGGCCGTAGAGCAGGGCGGTTTTGGCCGAACCTTCACGCAGGCCGTAGAAGCTGTCGTTATGCAGTCCAACCAGGGCATGCAGGCCGGTATTCGCCGCATCGCCTTTGACTTTGTTGCCTTCGGTATCAACACGATCATCGTTATCTTTGGCGCGCATTCCGCTTACCATCAGCTGTAACGGGCCATAGAAGTTATTCAGCGACAGGATGTAGTTCTGCGAAGTGTTGTCGTTGTTTTCGATATCGCCAAAGGTGCGCCCATACAACGAGAAGTTACTGCGTGCGTCATCGCTCCACTTCATGTCGTAGATACCGGCACCAGTACCCGCAAGAAACACCACATCAGAGTCGATCCAGTGGATATCGAAGTTATCGCGGTCAAAGCGCTTCCCGGCCCAGACGGTGCTGTCCTGGAACGCGCCGGTAAAGGTGGGGAGATGGCCGATTTCCGTAAAGGCCTGACGCAGGTTGAGATCGCTGCTGGAAGCGGTCCAGTCGTTGTAGGTACGCTGGCCGTCGGCGAGCATCACTTTAAAACGCGTAGTCGCGCCATTCGACAGCGTTTGTTTATGCTCCAGATTCAGTTCGACGTAAGTGTCGGGTTCGTTGCCCAGACGACCGATATTGCCACCGGTTTCACCGGCGGGTGTCACTGTCGGGCCTCCCTGAGTTTTTGACGCGGAGTTGTTCATCAGCAGCCCGGAACGGGCATAGCCGTGGAACTCAAAACCACTGTCATCATGGGGGGCTTGCTGCTCCAGTTTGGCTGTGCGTTGCTCAACCTGCGCGGTAGTGGTTTGATTTTGTTGTTGTGCGGCGGCAAGTTGTTGCGCCTGCTTTTCCGCGACCTGAGCACGGTTTTCGGCGGCATTGGCGCGTTGCTCAGCCGCCTGCAAACGTTGTTCTAATGCCGCCAGACGTGCCTCGATACTGCTCATGCTGGGGTCTGCCGCCCAGGTGTAACCGGAACCCAGTAACACTCCAAGGGTTATAGCGAGAGTACTTTTTTTCATTGTTTTGCGTCCCTGAGGAAAGGCTATCATCACAAAGTTATTTTTTGCTAAACCGGTTTAGGCGTTGAATCATAGCCACGGGTAATTTCTCCGCGCAATGAAATTTGCTAAACCGATTTAGTGATTGTGAGATAGCTCGCAAAACGCAGCGGCAAATGGTCCTGAATCAGCTGAGCTGTTGTTCCAGTTGCTGAAGTCGGGGTAGCGCTGTCATCGCACCTTTAGCGGTGGTCGCCAACGCGCCGCAAATTTGGGCACAGGTGAGACGTGCTGCCAGTTGGGGTTCATCATGCGGCAGGCCATGCTGCGCCAATCCCCACAGCAAGCCAGCAACAAAAGCGTCACCCGCACCGGTGGTATCCACGCTTATCACCGGCAGGGTGGGGTAGTGGTAGATCCGGTTATGATGCCAGGCCAGCACGCCTGCTTTTCCCTGCGTTACCAGCAGCAACTGAATATCAAAAGTGTCGGCCAGTTTTTGCATGGCGACATCGGTCTGATCCGATCCGGCAATAAATGTCAGTTCCTCTTCTGACAACTTCACCACATCGGCTTGCTGTAAGGCCTGACTCAGACAGGTTTGTAACAGATGCGCGTCTGACCACAGGTCGTGGCGAATATTCGGGTCGAAACTGACCCGGCCCCCTGCGGCTTTTACACGCGCCATGGCGGTGACGGTGGTGGAGCGTGAAGGTTCTGCGGCCAGCGCTATCGAACAGCAGTGCAGCCATTCACCCGGCTGAAAGGGGGGCAAATCAGCAGGCTCAATAAAAAGGTCTGCCCCCGGTCGTACCATAAAGGTAAACGAGCGCTCACCCTCTTCATCCAGCGAGACCACCACGGTTGAGGTGCGATAGGTCGGGTCGGCGGTCATAAAATGGATATCCACCTGCTCATCAGCCAGCGTTTGACGCAGAAAATGACCAAAGGGATCGTCACCGACCCGACCAATAAATCCACTGTTACCCTGCAATCGCGCAATACCAACGGCAACATTTGCCGGTGCGCCACCCGGACACTTCATCAGTCGTCCATCCGCCTCCGGCAACAGATCAACCACGGCGTCTCCCAGACACCAGACTCGTGCTGACATGAAATTTCCTCCATAGAATGAGTCTGTGAAAACTAACTAAACCGGTTTAGCAAGGCAACAGAAATTTTATCTGAAGTCGGATGCTATAAGGAATTCTGAGGTTCTGCCGATACTCAGATTTAGTCAGAATGGTCGAAATAGATCTATTCGTTTCAGCAGGAAGCCGGTAATGATGAAAAAGAGAAACGTAATATTTATTGCAGTAGGCATTTTATGGCACATGCCGGGATACGCAGCTTCGTTTGATTGCAAAAAAGCCAGCAGTTACGCCGAATTGACTATCTGTTCCACACCGTCTTTATCTTCCCTCGACGATAAACTGAATGCGCTGTACCGCAAAGCATTAACAGAAAAAGCGGATCAAGCGACGATGATAAAAAAATCACAGCTGTTGTGGCTGAAGAGTATCAGAAACAAAGCGACAACAGTTTCGCAACTTGATTCGGCTTATAAGGGGCGAATCAATGACTTAGTGGCTGTGCTGGGCGTGCTTTCGGAACAAAAAACCGCTGAATCTGCTGCACCTTCCGTCCGTCAGGTAAACCCGGCATCACCACCAGCACCAACTAATCTTCAGCAAGCGGTACAAGATGATGGTGGTGTCCCGCCGAGTTTTCCTTCTCACACGGATCCGGTGACAAAGGTATGTAAGGTATCCATGCAGTATGGTCGTGGATTTAAGGACAAATATCTCAGTGGCAAGAAAAATGATCCTTACACCATTAAAGTGACGGATTCTGGAGACAGCTTTGTTATTCATTTCGACCAAAATTACGGGCTTGGCGATATGGACAGCGGAGAGATAAGTGCTCTGGGCCAGGAATACTTAAATATTAAGAAAGAAAGTGACGGCAGTACCTCCTACTATACGCGCCCTGCCAATGCTAAATTTTCCAGCTATAGACTCAAATCAACCAGCAATAACGAAACTCAGCTACAGGTGATACTGTATGCTTGTAACGTTGCTGCGGCATCTTGAATCGAGATACAGTCTATTCGTCTTGTCATTTTCTGACACAGGGCTGCTGTTGCAGCCCTGAACTCACCTTCACAGAATACGAGCGCAGTAACCCCGTTTCCGCATAACTGTATGATTTAAAAGTAAAGTTATGTAGGGTGGGACATTTTTCAACCCTGCCAGCCCTGACCGTGATTCTGATCATGAACATGACTCATGCTGTATTGAAATTAAATCACTTTTCTCCATCCAAAAGCTCTGGCATAAAATATGCATTATCAATGTTAAATCAGATAAAAAATACTGAATGAGAAAACCCCAAAAAAATTGGGTGACTTTCAACCAACCAAACGTCTTTTCAGTATTTATCTCAGATATCAGGGTGCCGGATTGCGATGAATAAAGATCTTACATTTTCTATTAAGCGTATTTCTTTCGACGAAAATTATAACCCTTCCAAAAATACGCGCATCACGACTAACTTTGCGAACTTAGCACGAGGCGAGAAACGTCAGGAGAACTTGCGTAACGCCTTAGTGATGATTGACAATCGTTTCAATTCGCTGGCGCACTGGGATAACCCTAATAGCGATCGTTATTCAGTTGAACTGGAAATAATTTCTGCTGAGTTGAACATTGGTGCTGAAGTTACCTTTCCGGCGATTGAAATATTAAAAACAAATATCGTTGATAAGAAAACCCATGAGCGTATTGACGGTATTTTAGGCAATAATTTCTCTTCTTATGTACGGGACTATGATTTTAGTGTGGTTCTTCCTGAACATAATAAAAAACAATCTGGCTTTAGCACGCCCGATAACTTTGGTGATCTTCATGGAAACCTATTCAAGTCCTTCGTGAATTCCGATGCGTATAAAGAGAATTTTAAAAAATCACCGGTTATCTGCCTGAGTGTTTCCAGTAAGAACGTCTATCATCAGACGGGAAATCAGCATCCGGTACTTGGCATCGAATACCAGCAAGATGAGCTATCCCTGACTGACCTTTATTTCAATAAAATGGGGTTACAGGCACGTTATTTTATGCCGGCGAACAGTGTTGCGCCTTTGGCCTTCTATTTTACTGGCGACTTACTCAGTGATTACACCAACCTTGAGCTGATCAGCACCATCAGCACAATGGAGACGTTCCAGAAGATTTATCGCCCTGAGATTTACAATGCTAACTCTGCGGCAGGAAAATGCTACCAGCCAAGTCTGAAGCATCAGGATTATTCCTTAACTCAAATTGTTTATGATCGCGAAGAACGTAGCCAGTTGGCTATTGAACAAGGAAAGTTTACTGAGCAGCACTTCATCAAACCTTATCAAACTGTTCTTGAGCAATGGTCTGCTGCGTCCGTTCTTTGATTAACCGAAAGTACAAGGTCACCTGTGATGAAAAAATTATTACCTACTTCAACTGCTGGCAGTTTACCTAAGCCTTCCTGGCTGGCACAACCTGAGACACTTTGGTCACCCTGGAAATTGCAGGATGCGGAATTAATTGAGGGCAAACATGATGCGCTGCGTTTGTGCCTGGAAGATCAATTAAAAGCCGGTATTGATATCGTCAGTGATGGTGAGCAAACACGCCAACATTTTGTCACGACCTTTATTGAGCATCTCAGCGGCGTTGATTTTGAGAAACGCGAGATCGTTAAAATTCGTAATCGCTATGAAGCGAGTGTACCGTCCGTTGTGGGTGAAGTTGCTCGTCAAAAGCCCGTATTTGTCGAAGATGCTAAATTTTTACGTCAACTAACCAGTCAACCGATCAAATGGGCCTTACCAGGTCCGATGACGATGATTGATACACTTTATGATGGACACTATAAAAGCCGTGAAAAACTCGCCTGGGAATTCGCCAAAATTCTTAACCAGGAAGCCAAAGAGTTAGAGGCGGCAGGTGTTGATATTATCCAGTTTGATGAACCTGCATTTAATGTCTTTTTTGATGAGGTGAATGACTGGGGGATTGCTGCTTTAGAAAGAGCCATCGAAGGGCTTAAATGTGAGACGGCTGTGCATATTTGCTATGGCTATGGCATCAAAGCCAATACCGATTGGAAAAAGACTCTGGGGAACGAGTGGCGCCAATATGAAGAGGTGTTCCCTAAACTGCAAACATCCAACATTGATATCATTTCCCTGGAATGTCACAACTCGCATGTTCCAATGGATCTGATTGAACTGATTCGCGGTAAAAAGGTGATGGTGGGGGCGATCGATGTGGCAACCAATACCATCGAGACCCCGGAAGAAGTCGCCGCTACGCTGCGCAACGTGCTTAAGTTTGTCGATGCTGACAAACTCTATCCGTCTACCAACTGTGGCATGACGCCGCTATCGCGCCGGGTCGCCAGAGGCAAGCTGGAGGCGTTAAGCGCGGGTGCAGAAATCGTTCGAAAAGAGCTGCTGGGCTGACGCTAACAAACTGTGATTGATGGCAGGGCGCGATTTATCGCGCCTTTTTTTATATTCAATTTTTTTGAATTATTTCAGCAAATCCCTCAGCTTTTACTCCCCCGCCGTCAGGTCTATTCTCTCTCACATCGAGGCACAACGCCTCACCGATTAAACAAACTTCTGAGGAAATGACCATGAAATCTATCAAAACTTTCGTTGCAGTTGCCGCCCTGTCACTGGTTTCTTTCGGTAGCTTTGCGCAGAGCATCACCGCTTCCGCTTCCACCCTGGATGGCGCAGAAGCCAAAATCGCTGCTCAGGCCGCTCAGCAGGGTGCGCAGTACAAAATCACCGGCGCACGCGTGGACAACGGTGCTTACCTGTCAGCTGAACTGACTAAATAAGGTAATAATTAGCACGATCACAGTTATCGCACTAATTATCAATCATGAAACGATAACTATGGTTATTATTACTTTCATCGAAGGCACACAGCCTTCCAAACAAACTAATTAAGGATTAAGACCATGAAAACTATCAAAGCACTGTCAATCGCCGCTGTAGCCGCTCTTTCCCTGATGTCAGCAGCCAGCTTCGCGCAAAGCATCTCTGTCACCTCTTCAACCCTGGACGGTGCAGAAGCGAAAATTGCTGCACAGGCCGCACAGCAGGGTGCACAGTACAAAATCACCGAAGCGAACACTAATAACCGTGTTCACATGACCGCAGAACTGTACAAATAACGGATGGTCGTACAGGGAAGTGCCGGAAGAGGTCGCCGCAAGGCGGCCTTTTCCGTTTTAAATGCAAGTCAGTGCACATCATAGCTGCCGGGCTAAAGATGGCAGCAGGCGGCTTTCTGTCAGAAATGCATCCCGAGCTCCATATAATAAGTCCGTCCCGACTCGTTATAGGTGCGCGCTCCTGCACCATAAGCGTAAGTGCCGTTGGCGCCCGAGGTCAGCGCGTTGCCTGCGCGGAAGTGGCGTTTATCTAACAAATTATCGATACCCGCTGTGATATCGATATTTTTATTGATGTTATAAACTGCGCTCGCACCAAAAATGGCATAGGGGGAAACCTGCCATTTTTCACTGCCGGACGTGTCCTCACCCTGGGAGTTATATTTAGGCGGCTTTTGGCGGCCATACCATGTCATGGTTCCCTGGACAGAAAGGGCGTTGGTTGCCTGCCAGTCCAGCGTCGAGTTAATGGTATATTTCGGGATAATCGACAGGTAATCGCCAGAGGTTTCGTTTTTATTGTCGATGATGTAAGTGAAATTGTTGTTCATGGTCAAATTTTCGCTGATCGGAAAATTCAACGTGCCTTCCAGCCCCTGAACGACAGATTTTGGCACGTTCTGCCATTTATAGATGTTTGATGTACCGTTGCTGTACGCCGGGGAATAGCCTGCCTCGATTTTGTTGTGATAGTCGTTACGATACCAGGTCAAACCGGCCTGCACCCCTTCATGATGGTACTCGATACCGATCTCTTTATTGACGCTGGTTTCGGCTTTGAGATCCTTATTACCCTGTAAATAACAGCTGGTGGAACTGGCGTAGCATCCGTTGCCGCTGCTGTAGAGCAGATAATTGGGGTTGGTCTGGTACAGGTTAGGTGCCTTCCAGGCACGGGCAATGCCCAATTTCAGGGTAAAATCTTCCCCCAAATCCTGCGACAGGTTCAGCGAGGGGCTGATATTGCTGCCGGTGTAGGTTTGATGATTGAAACGTAATCCCGGAGTCAGTCGGGTTGAGTCGGTCAGATCAATATTATCTTCAGTGTAGACGCCATAGATATTGGCTGAGCTATAGATGCTCCGACCGGAACTGGAGACGCCGTCGACCTCCGAAGTATTGGTCAGAGTATTGGAGGTGGGATCTTTCATCGTTTGATGATTCATCTCCGCACCAAAGGTCATTGTCTGGCTAACCCATCCGTCAAAGGGAATGTTTACCTCGGAATGCAGGTTGGTATCATTCAGAACAATGGTAGAAAAACCTTCATCGGTCGTGCTGAATAATCCCTCCAGTCCACCGGACAGACCTTCGTTAAGTCTTTTATTACGGGTTTTTTCGAACTGAATGTAATTGTTGGTGGTCACGCCGTTATCCCAGGCACCGGTATATTTCAGGGAGAGTGTTTGCCGGTAAATCACGTTGGTTTCTTTACCGTAATTTTCCTTAACCAGGGTGCTGCTGTTGGTGTTCTGCGTGTCACCGGCGTAAAGGTTGCCCTGGCGGCTATAACCCGCATTCAATTCCAGCGCCTGCATGGGCATAAACTCCCAGCGCAATACGCTATTAATGTTTTTATTGATCACCCCTTCACGGCCTGCCGGCACCATACCTGCGTATTTACCGCTACGCTCAGCTTCATGCCCGCTGTTAATATTCTGCGCGTCTGCCTGTGTTTTACTCCAGTTGCTATACAGGCGCAGGGTCAGATTATCCGTTAAAGCGCCGCTCAGGCTGGCGTTATAACGTTTGGTGGCCCCTTCAGATTTGTGTTCTGGCACGTTGTAATAAGTGTTGAAATTACCATGCCACTCTTTTTCTGCCGGTTTGGTGATGATGTTGACCACGCCTCCCATCGCGCCATTGCCATACAGCGCGGCCGCCGGGCCGCGAATAACCTCAATACGATCGATCATTTCGGGCGGCACCCAGTTGCTGTCGCCACGGGTATCACGCTCACCACGCCAGCCATAGCGCACCGAGTTGCGGCTGCTGACCGGCATCCCGTCAACCAGAATCAGGGTGTTTTCGGGACCCATACCGCGAATATCAATCTGGCGGTTATTACCACGCTGGCCGCTATTGGAATTACCGGTTAGATTCACGCCGGGCATGGTGCGGATCAGTTCAGAAACATCACGCTGGATAGGGTATTTTTTGATGGCTTCACTGTCGATGATGGAGACGCCAGGCGCTTGCAGGGTTTGCTCGCGGGCGGTGACGACCAGAGTATTGTCGCTACTGCTTTTTTT
Coding sequences within:
- a CDS encoding sucrose-6-phosphate hydrolase → MASSTRLAAILKAVMHGQPNALNDSHYPSWHLAPVTGLLNDPNGFIHFAGRYHLFYQWNALGCQHQHKCWGHWSSEDLLHWQHEPIALMPDDDYDRSGCYSGSAVDNAGVLTLIYTGNVKFEDGSRTAWQCLAVQNSTGGFDKLGPALALPAGYTGHVRDPKVWRHGEHWYMVLGAQDQQFQGKVLLLRSENLHDWQNLGEIAGSGLGGLGQAGYMWECPDMFSLGDRNWLICCPQGIAREEKRFLNTHASAWISGELDYETASFRHGAFHELDAGFEFYAPQTTLTADGRRLLVGWMGVPDGEEMCQPTVSNGWIHQMTCLRELSARDGKLYQQPVAELQTLRAEEKVYHGSADNAPVLEAQRLELLLECQGDITLNFADNVILQWHQHELRLARRSLKTGEWLYRYWVGAANRLQILCDHSSVEIFINDGEGVMSSRYFPPHPAQLTLIGRAEVQARYWSLRHCMVE
- a CDS encoding sucrose-specific PTS transporter subunit IIBC, yielding MDFANISRSLLPLLGGRDNIASAAHCATRLRLVLVDDAQADTDAIGKLEGVKGCFRNAGQLQVIFGTGVVNKVYAAFIAEAGISEASKSEAADIAARKLNPFQRIARLLSNIFVPIIPAIVASGLLMGLLGMVKTYGWVNPDNALYIMLDMCSSAAFIILPILIGFTAAREFGGNPFLGATLGGILTHPALTNAWGVAAGFHTMNFFGIEVAMIGYQGTVFPVLLAVWFMSILEKQLRRVIPDALDLILTPFLTVIISGFIALLVIGPAGRMLGDGISFVLSTLIAHAGWLAGLLFGGLYSVIVITGVHHSFHAIEAGLLGNPSIGVNFLLPIWAMANVAQGGACLAVWFKTKDAKIKAITLPSAFSALLGITEAAIFGINLRFMKPFIAALIGGAVGGAWVVSVHVYMTAVGLTGLPGMAIVQASSLLNYAMGMVIAFSTAFILSYLLKYKTDSE
- a CDS encoding carbohydrate porin, whose product is MKKSTLAITLGVLLGSGYTWAADPSMSSIEARLAALEQRLQAAEQRANAAENRAQVAEKQAQQLAAAQQQNQTTTAQVEQRTAKLEQQAPHDDSGFEFHGYARSGLLMNNSASKTQGGPTVTPAGETGGNIGRLGNEPDTYVELNLEHKQTLSNGATTRFKVMLADGQRTYNDWTASSSDLNLRQAFTEIGHLPTFTGAFQDSTVWAGKRFDRDNFDIHWIDSDVVFLAGTGAGIYDMKWSDDARSNFSLYGRTFGDIENNDNTSQNYILSLNNFYGPLQLMVSGMRAKDNDDRVDTEGNKVKGDAANTGLHALVGLHNDSFYGLREGSAKTALLYGHGLGAEVKSIGSDGALLPEANTWRLASYGITPLGGGWHIAPAVLAQSSKDRYVKGDSYQWATANLRLIQELTQNFEMQYEGSYQYMDLRPKGYNNRNAVSGSFYKLTVAPTLKASDVGEFLKRPEIRLFASWMDWDHRLDNYASDDAFGSNGFKAGGEWNFGVQMETWF
- a CDS encoding aminoimidazole riboside kinase codes for the protein MSARVWCLGDAVVDLLPEADGRLMKCPGGAPANVAVGIARLQGNSGFIGRVGDDPFGHFLRQTLADEQVDIHFMTADPTYRTSTVVVSLDEEGERSFTFMVRPGADLFIEPADLPPFQPGEWLHCCSIALAAEPSRSTTVTAMARVKAAGGRVSFDPNIRHDLWSDAHLLQTCLSQALQQADVVKLSEEELTFIAGSDQTDVAMQKLADTFDIQLLLVTQGKAGVLAWHHNRIYHYPTLPVISVDTTGAGDAFVAGLLWGLAQHGLPHDEPQLAARLTCAQICGALATTAKGAMTALPRLQQLEQQLS
- a CDS encoding lysozyme inhibitor LprI family protein; its protein translation is MMKKRNVIFIAVGILWHMPGYAASFDCKKASSYAELTICSTPSLSSLDDKLNALYRKALTEKADQATMIKKSQLLWLKSIRNKATTVSQLDSAYKGRINDLVAVLGVLSEQKTAESAAPSVRQVNPASPPAPTNLQQAVQDDGGVPPSFPSHTDPVTKVCKVSMQYGRGFKDKYLSGKKNDPYTIKVTDSGDSFVIHFDQNYGLGDMDSGEISALGQEYLNIKKESDGSTSYYTRPANAKFSSYRLKSTSNNETQLQVILYACNVAAAS
- a CDS encoding DUF1852 domain-containing protein, with the protein product MNKDLTFSIKRISFDENYNPSKNTRITTNFANLARGEKRQENLRNALVMIDNRFNSLAHWDNPNSDRYSVELEIISAELNIGAEVTFPAIEILKTNIVDKKTHERIDGILGNNFSSYVRDYDFSVVLPEHNKKQSGFSTPDNFGDLHGNLFKSFVNSDAYKENFKKSPVICLSVSSKNVYHQTGNQHPVLGIEYQQDELSLTDLYFNKMGLQARYFMPANSVAPLAFYFTGDLLSDYTNLELISTISTMETFQKIYRPEIYNANSAAGKCYQPSLKHQDYSLTQIVYDREERSQLAIEQGKFTEQHFIKPYQTVLEQWSAASVL
- a CDS encoding methionine synthase, with product MKKLLPTSTAGSLPKPSWLAQPETLWSPWKLQDAELIEGKHDALRLCLEDQLKAGIDIVSDGEQTRQHFVTTFIEHLSGVDFEKREIVKIRNRYEASVPSVVGEVARQKPVFVEDAKFLRQLTSQPIKWALPGPMTMIDTLYDGHYKSREKLAWEFAKILNQEAKELEAAGVDIIQFDEPAFNVFFDEVNDWGIAALERAIEGLKCETAVHICYGYGIKANTDWKKTLGNEWRQYEEVFPKLQTSNIDIISLECHNSHVPMDLIELIRGKKVMVGAIDVATNTIETPEEVAATLRNVLKFVDADKLYPSTNCGMTPLSRRVARGKLEALSAGAEIVRKELLG
- a CDS encoding DUF1471 domain-containing protein, with translation MKSIKTFVAVAALSLVSFGSFAQSITASASTLDGAEAKIAAQAAQQGAQYKITGARVDNGAYLSAELTK
- a CDS encoding YdgH/BhsA/McbA-like domain containing protein; translated protein: MKTIKALSIAAVAALSLMSAASFAQSISVTSSTLDGAEAKIAAQAAQQGAQYKITEANTNNRVHMTAELYK
- a CDS encoding TonB-dependent siderophore receptor, with protein sequence MKTISRYSLLACLIAYSLGNSPAFANEIISETPVQQLAISDKKSSSDNTLVVTAREQTLQAPGVSIIDSEAIKKYPIQRDVSELIRTMPGVNLTGNSNSGQRGNNRQIDIRGMGPENTLILVDGMPVSSRNSVRYGWRGERDTRGDSNWVPPEMIDRIEVIRGPAAALYGNGAMGGVVNIITKPAEKEWHGNFNTYYNVPEHKSEGATKRYNASLSGALTDNLTLRLYSNWSKTQADAQNINSGHEAERSGKYAGMVPAGREGVINKNINSVLRWEFMPMQALELNAGYSRQGNLYAGDTQNTNSSTLVKENYGKETNVIYRQTLSLKYTGAWDNGVTTNNYIQFEKTRNKRLNEGLSGGLEGLFSTTDEGFSTIVLNDTNLHSEVNIPFDGWVSQTMTFGAEMNHQTMKDPTSNTLTNTSEVDGVSSSGRSIYSSANIYGVYTEDNIDLTDSTRLTPGLRFNHQTYTGSNISPSLNLSQDLGEDFTLKLGIARAWKAPNLYQTNPNYLLYSSGNGCYASSTSCYLQGNKDLKAETSVNKEIGIEYHHEGVQAGLTWYRNDYHNKIEAGYSPAYSNGTSNIYKWQNVPKSVVQGLEGTLNFPISENLTMNNNFTYIIDNKNETSGDYLSIIPKYTINSTLDWQATNALSVQGTMTWYGRQKPPKYNSQGEDTSGSEKWQVSPYAIFGASAVYNINKNIDITAGIDNLLDKRHFRAGNALTSGANGTYAYGAGARTYNESGRTYYMELGMHF